A single window of Phoenix dactylifera cultivar Barhee BC4 unplaced genomic scaffold, palm_55x_up_171113_PBpolish2nd_filt_p 001269F, whole genome shotgun sequence DNA harbors:
- the LOC103697030 gene encoding F-box protein At4g18380-like yields MQSNTRIHSDPYLSEDHFDQIPDSLVLLIFNKLADVRSLGRCSAVSKRFNSLVPLVHDVYVRIDRVVTVDGDPNDPLNLSSPKPRNLLSQLLKLMLFTILKPFHHLQNPNGGNKSFLPQLSHHSPAQVLKNFTDIRNLRIELPAGDVGTEDGVLLKWKAEFGSTLQNCVILGGTRMDRKPASSNQEQSAEDNGSIPESFYTNGGLKLRVVWTISSLIAASTRHYLLCQIIKDHPTLRSLVLTDADGQGTLTMGLEQLREFREKPLAASASSSRTQVPASNMKLRYAPYLELPEGMGMQGATLVAIKPAGEGSSGSNSSRKEAEAFVSGAFDGPFKVAVKALLKRRTYLLEMNGF; encoded by the coding sequence ATGCAGTCCAACACCAGAATTCATTCCGACCCATACCTCAGCGAGGACCATTTTGATCAGATACCCGACTCTCTGGTGCTCCTCATCTTCAACAAGCTAGCAGATGTTCGGTCCCTTGGCCGCTGCTCTGCTGTCTCAAAGCGCTTCAATTCCCTCGTCCCCCTCGTCCATGATGTCTATGTTAGGATTGACCGTGTTGTTACTGTTGATGGTGATCCCAACGACCCCCTAAACCTATCTTCTCCGAAACCCCGAAACCTCCTGTCCCAGCTCCTGAAGCTCATGCTCTTCACTATTCTCAAACCCTTCCACCACCTTCAGAACCCCAATGGTGGGAACAAATCCTTCCTTCCCCAACTATCCCACCACTCACCTGCCCAGGTCCTGAAGAACTTCACCGACATTCGCAACCTTAGGATTGAACTCCCTGCCGGTGATGTCGGAACGGAAGATGGGGTCCTTTTGAAATGGAAGGCAGAATTTGGCAGCACTCTCCAGAACTGTGTCATATTGGGGGGCACTCGGATGGACCGCAAACCAGCTTCGTCCAATCAGGAGCAGTCGGCGGAAGACAATGGGAGTATACCTGAGTCGTTCTATACAAATGGAGGTTTAAAATTGCGTGTTGTTTGGACAATCAGCTCTTTGATTGCTGCATCAACAAGGCATTACCTTCTTTGCCAGATAATCAAGGATCACCCGACATTGAGGAGCTTGGTTTTGACAGATGCTGATGGGCAAGGGACACTAACCATGGGGTTAGAGCAGCTGAGGGAGTTCAGAGAAAAGCCATTGGCAGCCTCTGCATCATCAAGTAGGACTCAGGTGCCGGCATCCAACATGAAGTTGAGGTATGCTCCATACTTGGAGCTCCCCGAGGGAATGGGAATGCAGGGTGCTACACTAGTGGCAATCAAGCCTGCTGGAGAGGGCAGCAGTGGCAGCAATAGCAGCAGGAAGGAGGCAGAGGCATTTGTTTCTGGGGCCTTTGACGGACCATTCAAGGTGGCAGTGAAGGCATTGTTGAAGCGGCGCACCTACCTTTTAGAGATGAATGGTTTCTAG